The window AAGGAGACCCAGATCTTCCCCTTCTTCGTGATGAACTCCATTCCCCCGGGAATCTCCGGACTCATCCTGGCCGGAATGTGCGCGGCCGCCATGTCCAGCCTGGACACCACCATCAACAGCCTGGCCATGATCACGGTTCGGGACTTCTACCTGCACTTCCGTCCGGAAGCCAGCGACCACCGCCAGCTTGTGCTGGGGCGGATCGCTTCCGGTTTTTGGGGTGTTCTGGGAATAGGCTCGGGGTTGTTGATGCTGGCTGGCGTAGAGAGGGCCTACTATTTCGGCGCCACCGTGAGCTCCTTCATCGGCGGCGGTATTCTGGGACTCTTCCTGCTGGGAATGTTCGTCCCGAGAGCCCATACCCGCGGCGTCTGGGTGGGCGTGATCACCGGAATAGCCATCTCGGTCTGGGGGGGAGCAGACACGATTCTGGAGATGCTGGGCGCCTCGTCAGCCCTCATCGACAGCGTGCGCTTCCCCTGGCACCCCTGGATGATCATGGGCCTGGGAAACATCGCCTCCTTCACCGTGGGCTGGCTGGCCAGTGTGGTGCTGCCCGACGGGAGGAACACTGCTCCCGCGGCCGCCCCGTAGAGAGGTGAGGGCCGCCGATTACGGGAGCCTTGTGCAAATTTCGCAACGGCGCAGGTATCTTGCCGATAATCTCGATGTTCTGCCTCTTTCAATATCGGCTGCGACCCGGTGAAAAACGCTGTGTAACCACAAAAAGCACAAAAGTCATAAATTATGATTTTGTGCCCTTTGTGGCCACTCCCGGCAAACGTCCGGCTGCCGAAATTTGCAAGAGGCTCTCAAGGATTAGTCGGCGCGGTGCAGACCAGGATCTCCATGGTTTCCTCGCCGGTGTTGTCCACGGCGTGCTCGCACCAGGCGGGAAGGTGGACGAACACTCCCGGCTTTACGGGCACCCTGCGGCCCGCCAGAATCATGTCGCCGCTGCCCCGCAGAACCAGATAACACTCCTCGGTGTAGTGACTTGCCGTCTCCGAGGTCACGTGGGGCGGCAGATAGTACATGGTCAACCCGAAGTTCTTGGAAGGAGCCTTGGGGTTGGTGGGATGCAGCACCCGTACCCCGACCCCTTCGCTGCCCGGAAACTGGAGCGGCAATCCGTCCTGGACGGTCACCACGTTGGGCTGAACCGGTTCCGCCGGCTTGGGGACCGGCGGCTCCCCGCCACTTTGATAGCCCTTGTACTGGGTAATCTTGGCCACTTGAGCACCTCGTTTCTC is drawn from Acidobacteriota bacterium and contains these coding sequences:
- a CDS encoding cupin domain-containing protein, with translation MAKITQYKGYQSGGEPPVPKPAEPVQPNVVTVQDGLPLQFPGSEGVGVRVLHPTNPKAPSKNFGLTMYYLPPHVTSETASHYTEECYLVLRGSGDMILAGRRVPVKPGVFVHLPAWCEHAVDNTGEETMEILVCTAPTNP